From one Candidatus Hydrogenedentota bacterium genomic stretch:
- a CDS encoding uracil-DNA glycosylase — protein sequence MSKVNTDTDAVFDELLNDTRMLVKQSAHATKKTIEVSPEVAALLERIGCVQLAPVAEIAGSEDFEALREEVRQCRKCTLCESRTQTVFGAGSPRADLVFVGEAPGEQEDLQGVPFVGRAGRLLTDIIEKGLEMRREDVFICNTLKCRPPANREPRPDEKEACEAYLARQLELIRPKVICALGGHAAKMLLKNDDSVGKLRGKWHFYRGIPVRVTYHPSYVVRSEHEPARHKADKRRVWEDIQEVIRVLKGEIEPRPESGAPDHTPDLFG from the coding sequence GTGAGCAAAGTAAACACAGACACGGACGCCGTCTTTGACGAGCTGCTGAACGACACGCGAATGCTGGTGAAGCAGTCCGCGCACGCCACGAAGAAGACCATCGAGGTCTCGCCCGAAGTCGCCGCTCTCTTGGAGCGAATCGGATGCGTCCAGCTTGCCCCGGTCGCCGAAATCGCCGGTTCCGAAGACTTCGAGGCGCTGCGCGAGGAAGTGCGCCAATGCCGGAAATGCACCCTGTGCGAATCGCGCACTCAGACGGTGTTCGGCGCGGGCAGCCCGAGGGCAGACCTGGTCTTCGTGGGCGAGGCGCCCGGCGAACAAGAAGACTTGCAGGGCGTGCCCTTCGTGGGCCGTGCGGGAAGGCTCCTCACGGACATTATCGAAAAGGGGCTCGAGATGCGCCGCGAAGACGTGTTCATCTGCAACACCCTCAAGTGCCGGCCCCCGGCCAACCGCGAACCGAGGCCGGATGAGAAAGAGGCCTGCGAAGCGTATCTGGCGAGGCAACTCGAGCTGATCAGGCCGAAAGTCATTTGCGCTCTCGGGGGACATGCCGCGAAGATGTTGCTCAAGAACGACGATTCCGTGGGAAAGCTTCGGGGCAAATGGCATTTCTACCGCGGCATTCCGGTCCGGGTCACCTACCATCCGTCCTATGTAGTGCGTTCCGAACACGAACCGGCCCGGCACAAAGCCGATAAGCGGAGGGTCTGGGAAGATATTCAGGAAGTGATCCGGGTGCTGAAAGGGGAAATCGAACCCCGGCCTGAATCCGGCGCTCCCGACCATACGCCGGACCTGTTTGGCTGA